A genomic segment from Dehalococcoidia bacterium encodes:
- a CDS encoding response regulator transcription factor, whose protein sequence is MNGPLVLIVDDEAEIRRALRLALEGRGYRVAAAASGEEAIAALEKARPEVVLLDLLMPGIGGLETCKRLRARWPVPIIVLSVMGQEHDKVAALDAGADDYLTKPFGFDELMARIRVAQRRAHALSGGDEPVYRSGELVLDLGRRSLSRGGSEIHLTPIEYEVLKYLAVHAGRVVTHHMLLHAVWGPEYNGDTQVLRYTITQLRKKLGDSAAQPRHLVTETGIGYRLLLDA, encoded by the coding sequence ATGAACGGCCCGCTGGTGCTGATCGTGGACGACGAGGCCGAGATCCGGCGCGCCCTGCGCCTGGCGCTGGAAGGGCGCGGTTACCGCGTGGCCGCCGCGGCCAGCGGCGAAGAGGCGATCGCCGCGCTGGAGAAGGCGCGGCCGGAGGTGGTGCTGCTCGACCTGCTGATGCCCGGCATCGGCGGGCTCGAAACCTGCAAGCGGCTGCGCGCCCGCTGGCCGGTGCCGATCATCGTGCTCTCGGTGATGGGGCAGGAGCACGACAAGGTCGCCGCGCTCGACGCCGGCGCCGACGACTACCTGACCAAGCCGTTCGGCTTCGACGAGCTGATGGCCCGCATCCGCGTCGCCCAGCGCCGCGCCCATGCGCTTTCGGGCGGCGACGAGCCCGTGTACCGCAGCGGTGAGCTGGTGCTCGACCTCGGCCGGCGCAGCCTCAGCCGCGGCGGCAGCGAGATCCACCTGACCCCGATCGAGTACGAGGTGCTGAAGTACCTCGCCGTGCACGCCGGCCGGGTGGTGACGCACCATATGCTGCTGCACGCCGTCTGGGGGCCGGAATACAACGGCGATACGCAGGTGTTGCGCTACACGATCACGCAACTGCGCAAGAAGCTCGGCGACAGCGCGGCCCAGCCCCGCCACCTCGTGACCGAGACGGGCATCGGCTACCGCCTGCTGCTCGATGCCTGA
- a CDS encoding DUF402 domain-containing protein, whose protein sequence is MAPEGHAAQNSRMRDAAMTPFIETKRTLDGREQRFETRPIAVTPRWAAVRFDFSGTTYARAGGFEIPAGSYTTGFFWRGRTYNLYHMTRADGSPIADRFDVVEGVRIRRDGLVFTDLLLDLWVSPLGETRFEDEDEVRAYRERGLLSDRQFAVIGRTARYLNRHHRRVVAAALAALDEGTGNRK, encoded by the coding sequence ATGGCGCCCGAGGGACATGCGGCGCAGAATAGCCGCATGCGCGATGCGGCGATGACGCCCTTCATCGAGACGAAGCGCACGCTGGACGGCCGCGAGCAGCGCTTCGAGACGCGGCCGATCGCCGTGACGCCGCGCTGGGCGGCCGTGCGCTTCGACTTCAGCGGCACAACCTACGCCCGCGCCGGCGGCTTCGAGATTCCGGCCGGCAGCTACACGACCGGCTTCTTCTGGCGCGGCCGCACGTACAACCTCTACCATATGACACGCGCCGACGGCTCGCCCATCGCCGACCGCTTCGACGTCGTCGAGGGCGTGCGCATCCGCCGCGACGGCCTCGTCTTCACCGATCTACTGCTCGACCTCTGGGTGAGCCCACTGGGCGAGACGCGCTTCGAGGACGAAGACGAGGTGCGCGCCTACCGCGAGCGCGGCCTGCTCAGCGATCGCCAGTTCGCCGTGATCGGGCGCACCGCCCGCTACCTGAACCGCCATCACCGGCGCGTGGTCGCCGCCGCCCTCGCTGCGCTGGACGAGGGAACAGGGAACAGGAAATAG
- a CDS encoding LLM class flavin-dependent oxidoreductase — protein MRFGLFFLMQRDPNWAEQAVYDAELEQMVAAEALGFESVWVAEHHFSDYGLCPAPQVLAAYVAARTRRLRLGMGVSLLPLHDPVKLAEELAVLDQVSGGRLDVGIGRGGAGPDYTAFGAGYEESRARQEEGIALMRACWSGAPVQFSGRFRSLAGVRATPRPRQQPHPPLWLAANSTDSNLSAARLGLPTLSSFFVPASELQRRRAAFREEAAAAGYAPAAVQALHEQSCGMRCVFVARDRAEAIATVRGPFMAYQERLSARANVRGRLGFGYLRPFEQYLEEGLASFGNPDDVVESLQRYAAETDYERVLILMALAGVPGAATLRSMELFAAEVMPRLAGVAA, from the coding sequence ATGCGCTTCGGTCTGTTCTTCCTGATGCAGCGCGACCCCAACTGGGCCGAGCAGGCGGTCTACGACGCCGAGCTCGAGCAGATGGTCGCGGCCGAGGCGCTCGGCTTCGAGTCGGTCTGGGTGGCCGAGCACCACTTCAGCGACTACGGCCTCTGCCCCGCGCCGCAGGTGCTGGCCGCCTATGTGGCGGCCCGCACGCGCAGGCTGCGCCTGGGCATGGGCGTCTCGCTCCTGCCGCTGCACGACCCGGTGAAGCTGGCGGAGGAGCTGGCGGTGCTCGACCAGGTGAGCGGCGGCCGGCTGGACGTGGGCATCGGCCGCGGCGGCGCCGGCCCGGACTACACGGCCTTCGGCGCCGGCTACGAGGAGAGCCGCGCCCGCCAGGAGGAAGGGATCGCCCTGATGCGCGCCTGCTGGAGCGGCGCGCCGGTGCAGTTCAGCGGCCGCTTCCGTTCGCTCGCCGGCGTGCGGGCGACGCCGCGGCCGCGCCAGCAGCCGCACCCGCCGCTCTGGCTGGCGGCAAACAGCACCGACAGCAATCTCTCCGCCGCGCGCCTGGGTCTGCCCACGCTGTCTTCGTTCTTCGTGCCCGCGTCCGAGCTGCAGCGGCGCCGCGCGGCCTTCCGAGAGGAAGCGGCGGCGGCGGGCTATGCCCCCGCGGCCGTGCAGGCGTTGCACGAGCAGAGCTGCGGCATGCGCTGTGTGTTCGTGGCGCGCGACCGCGCCGAGGCGATCGCCACGGTACGCGGGCCGTTCATGGCCTACCAGGAGCGGCTCTCGGCGCGAGCCAACGTGCGTGGGCGCCTAGGCTTCGGCTACCTGCGCCCGTTCGAGCAGTATCTGGAAGAGGGACTGGCGAGCTTTGGCAATCCCGACGACGTGGTGGAGAGCCTGCAACGCTACGCGGCCGAGACGGACTACGAGCGCGTGCTGATCTTGATGGCGCTGGCCGGCGTGCCGGGCGCGGCAACGCTGCGGTCGATGGAGCTGTTCGCCGCCGAGGTGATGCCGCGGCTGGCGGGCGTGGCGGCATGA
- a CDS encoding alpha/beta hydrolase — protein MPESLTIDPRVFHPDAIDPETAAFNAQLAAQLAAVPGWYEPESAPALRALSEGLLRAPAVSPMAEARRLPGPHGEMPVRVFVPDTVRGVYLDIHGGGWVIGTAEGGDLINERIARACEVAVVSVDYRLAPEHPYPAPADDCEAAALWLVRHARSEFGAERLLIGGGSAGGQLAAVTLLRLRDRHGFRGFAGANLVFGCYDLTMTPSHARFARKLVLSQSLDRWFFDQFVPDPAMRRDPDISPLYADLHDLPPALFTVGTEDPLLDDSLFMYARWLAAGNRAELAVYAGGAHGFTGFPLPLAEQANARMLTFIRDAVA, from the coding sequence ATGCCCGAGAGCCTGACCATCGACCCGCGCGTCTTTCATCCGGACGCGATCGACCCGGAAACGGCGGCGTTCAACGCCCAGCTCGCGGCACAACTCGCCGCGGTGCCCGGCTGGTATGAGCCGGAGAGCGCCCCGGCGTTGCGTGCGCTCTCCGAGGGGCTGCTGCGGGCGCCGGCTGTCTCGCCCATGGCCGAGGCGCGCAGGCTGCCCGGTCCGCACGGCGAGATGCCCGTGCGCGTGTTTGTGCCGGATACGGTGCGCGGCGTCTACCTCGATATTCACGGCGGCGGCTGGGTGATCGGCACGGCGGAGGGCGGCGACCTGATCAACGAGCGCATCGCCCGCGCCTGCGAGGTCGCGGTGGTCAGCGTGGACTACCGCCTGGCGCCGGAGCATCCCTATCCGGCGCCGGCCGACGACTGCGAGGCGGCGGCGCTCTGGCTGGTGCGGCACGCGCGCTCAGAGTTTGGCGCCGAGCGGTTGCTGATCGGCGGCGGCTCGGCCGGCGGCCAGCTCGCGGCCGTGACCCTGCTGCGCCTGCGCGACCGGCACGGCTTCAGGGGCTTCGCCGGCGCCAACCTGGTCTTCGGCTGCTACGACCTGACGATGACCCCCTCGCACGCCCGCTTCGCCCGCAAGCTGGTGCTGAGCCAGTCGCTCGACCGCTGGTTCTTCGACCAGTTCGTGCCTGATCCGGCGATGCGGCGCGACCCGGACATCTCGCCGCTCTACGCCGACCTGCATGATCTGCCGCCGGCGCTGTTTACCGTGGGCACGGAAGACCCGCTGCTGGACGACAGCCTGTTCATGTACGCGCGCTGGCTGGCCGCCGGCAACCGGGCGGAACTCGCGGTCTATGCGGGCGGCGCCCACGGCTTCACCGGTTTTCCTCTGCCGCTCGCCGAGCAGGCGAACGCCCGCATGCTGACCTTCATTCGAGACGCGGTGGCCTAA
- a CDS encoding peptidoglycan DD-metalloendopeptidase family protein has product MAAEPGVAGARRGLSDHPLTRRGLLSATAAAAGAGFLDRLLHFPAARAQQAPPGATTATVNSSDGLNLRGGPGENYPVLAVMPAGAQVPITGAATPDNWLPVQYNGQNGWADGVYLASAAAPAQTAASVLPADGLNLRSGPGTDQSVIIVIPGGSTVTILGAASNGWVPVSYGSRAGWVEASYLGSGAAAPTAAPATGSTLTAAATASTAGATIAPLGAAAAGSTTAFGTAALGVAAPPERGLAATPAPAGAAGRFVWPVDSRQITTVFQAAHQALDIGQPLNSPARAIADAIVSFAGGDASRSYGLYVILQHPDGYSSLYAHLSTIGVQQSLAVKQGQAIGRTGITGRSTGPHIHFPIYYQGMPLDPLTVLPNDGVQIMAGANDVA; this is encoded by the coding sequence ATGGCAGCAGAGCCCGGAGTGGCCGGGGCGCGGCGCGGCCTCAGCGATCATCCGCTGACGCGGCGCGGCCTGCTCAGCGCCACGGCGGCAGCGGCCGGAGCCGGGTTCCTCGACCGGCTGCTGCACTTTCCGGCGGCACGGGCGCAGCAGGCGCCTCCCGGGGCGACCACCGCCACGGTCAATTCCAGCGATGGGCTCAACCTGCGCGGCGGCCCAGGCGAGAACTACCCGGTGCTGGCCGTGATGCCCGCCGGGGCGCAAGTCCCCATCACCGGCGCCGCCACCCCGGACAACTGGCTGCCGGTGCAGTACAACGGCCAGAACGGCTGGGCCGATGGCGTGTACCTCGCCAGCGCGGCGGCGCCCGCGCAGACGGCGGCAAGCGTGCTGCCCGCCGACGGCCTCAACCTGCGCAGCGGCCCCGGCACCGACCAGAGCGTGATCATCGTCATTCCCGGCGGTTCCACGGTGACGATCCTCGGCGCCGCGAGCAACGGCTGGGTGCCGGTCAGTTACGGCAGCCGCGCCGGCTGGGTCGAAGCCAGTTATCTGGGCAGCGGCGCAGCGGCGCCCACCGCCGCGCCGGCGACGGGTTCGACGCTCACGGCGGCCGCGACGGCATCGACGGCGGGCGCCACGATCGCGCCGCTGGGCGCGGCGGCCGCGGGCAGCACGACGGCCTTCGGCACGGCGGCGCTGGGTGTCGCCGCGCCGCCCGAACGCGGACTGGCGGCCACGCCCGCGCCGGCAGGAGCAGCGGGGCGCTTCGTCTGGCCCGTGGACTCGCGGCAGATCACCACCGTCTTCCAGGCGGCGCACCAGGCGCTCGATATCGGCCAGCCGCTCAACAGCCCCGCCCGCGCCATCGCCGATGCGATCGTCTCCTTCGCCGGCGGCGATGCCAGCCGCAGTTATGGCCTCTACGTGATCTTGCAGCACCCGGACGGCTACTCGTCGCTGTACGCGCACCTCTCCACGATCGGCGTGCAGCAGAGCCTGGCGGTGAAGCAGGGCCAGGCGATCGGCCGCACCGGCATCACCGGGCGCTCGACCGGCCCGCACATCCATTTTCCCATCTACTACCAGGGCATGCCGCTGGACCCGCTGACCGTGCTGCCGAACGACGGCGTCCAGATCATGGCCGGCGCCAACGACGTGGCGTGA
- a CDS encoding winged helix-turn-helix domain-containing protein: MQAARTPTPLTAETMLQVGNLALDAEGYAVSVAGNDVFLTVSEFLLLRELARQPYRVIERAALWAVVQPGEAAAAPDAETLRAVDRHVARLRKKLRAAGFDGIQTMRSVGYRLTPAATPASGRTTPGQRRRGRGAR, from the coding sequence ATGCAGGCGGCCCGAACACCAACGCCGCTGACGGCGGAGACCATGCTGCAGGTGGGGAACCTGGCGCTGGACGCGGAGGGCTACGCCGTCAGCGTCGCGGGCAACGATGTCTTCCTCACCGTCTCCGAGTTCCTGTTGCTGCGCGAGCTGGCGCGGCAGCCGTACCGCGTGATCGAACGCGCGGCCCTGTGGGCCGTGGTGCAGCCCGGCGAAGCCGCCGCCGCGCCCGACGCCGAGACGCTGCGGGCGGTCGATCGGCATGTGGCGCGGCTGCGCAAGAAGCTGCGCGCGGCGGGCTTCGACGGCATCCAGACCATGCGCTCCGTGGGCTACCGCTTGACGCCGGCGGCGACGCCGGCCTCCGGCCGCACGACTCCCGGCCAGCGCCGGCGCGGCCGCGGCGCCCGCTGA
- a CDS encoding amino acid transporter, whose protein sequence is MSSEQGPPPATSRGYLRRGSKPGTSVFVVPRHNGVAPPEPEASVNGRHASPRAAAPLPAPAIRRQPTVATIPGYHAAPSEEHAPHTRHFWLFVLCLTGVDYFSTLAYQPGIAFNATGFLSPIATAVLVAFTLAGALTVYRVVARESSNGQGSISMLERLLPRWWSKLLVLVLLGFAATDFIITITLSAADAAKHFVENHFVAQHTPAAFQHQFAVTLVLLGLLGLVFWRGFGEAIKLAIVLVSVYLVLNTITIAAALEHIARHPGVVNAWRHGLTAEYGNPLAMVREALVKFPALALGLSGFETGVAVMPLVIGRASDTGANPAGRIANTRKLLTTAALVMSAFLITSSIVTSLLIPPAAFAKGGAAEGRALSYLSHIYLGNIYGTGYDLSTMLILWFAGASAMAGLLNLVPRYLPRYGLAPGWTAAQRPLVVVFTAIAVVVTVVFAADVEAQGGAYATGVLVLMMSASVAVAIAAHRMRSRIWWAYALIVAAFIYITAQNVRERPDGIKIASIFIIAIVGVSLVSRVLRSTELRIQEVELDAEAQQLVEQAIAVDGHGHRRLHLMLHKPGNGDDVAEYAHTERRQRRVHYFPPGEPILVVQMETHDPSAFADRMVVHGRRVGPYSVLRCSAPAVPNGIVALSLVLVKQYRCQVHLNGSWTSGSPVARAVRFIIFGEGDTARLVEYIKSRVLPESEQDGIIMHVA, encoded by the coding sequence ATGAGCAGCGAGCAGGGTCCGCCTCCCGCTACCTCTCGCGGGTACCTGCGCCGGGGGAGCAAACCCGGCACCTCGGTGTTCGTGGTGCCGCGCCACAACGGCGTGGCGCCGCCCGAGCCCGAAGCCTCGGTGAACGGCAGGCACGCATCGCCGCGGGCCGCGGCGCCCCTGCCCGCGCCGGCCATCCGCCGGCAACCCACCGTCGCCACGATTCCCGGCTATCACGCCGCGCCGTCTGAGGAACACGCCCCGCACACGCGGCACTTCTGGCTGTTCGTGCTCTGCCTCACGGGTGTCGACTACTTCTCGACCCTGGCCTACCAGCCCGGCATCGCCTTCAACGCCACCGGCTTTCTCTCGCCGATCGCCACCGCCGTGCTCGTCGCCTTCACGCTTGCGGGCGCGCTGACGGTCTACCGCGTGGTGGCGCGCGAGAGTTCCAACGGCCAGGGCAGCATCTCGATGCTGGAACGGCTGTTGCCGCGCTGGTGGAGCAAGTTGCTGGTGCTGGTCCTGCTCGGCTTCGCCGCCACGGACTTCATCATCACCATCACCCTCTCCGCCGCCGATGCGGCCAAGCACTTCGTCGAAAATCACTTCGTCGCGCAGCACACGCCGGCTGCCTTTCAGCACCAGTTTGCCGTGACGCTGGTGCTGCTGGGACTGCTGGGGCTCGTGTTCTGGCGCGGCTTCGGCGAGGCGATCAAGCTGGCGATCGTGCTGGTGTCGGTCTACCTGGTGCTGAACACGATCACGATCGCGGCGGCGCTGGAGCACATCGCCCGCCATCCGGGCGTGGTCAACGCCTGGCGCCACGGCCTGACGGCGGAGTACGGCAATCCGCTGGCGATGGTGCGCGAGGCGCTGGTCAAGTTTCCGGCGCTGGCCCTGGGACTGTCGGGTTTTGAAACCGGGGTGGCCGTGATGCCGCTGGTGATCGGCCGGGCGAGCGACACCGGCGCCAACCCGGCGGGGCGCATCGCCAACACGCGCAAGCTGCTGACCACGGCCGCACTGGTGATGAGCGCCTTTCTGATCACCTCCAGCATCGTGACCTCGCTGCTGATTCCGCCGGCGGCCTTCGCCAAGGGCGGCGCGGCGGAGGGCCGGGCGCTGTCCTATCTCTCGCACATCTACCTGGGCAACATCTACGGCACCGGCTACGACCTCTCCACGATGCTGATCCTCTGGTTCGCCGGCGCCTCGGCGATGGCCGGGCTGCTGAACCTGGTGCCGCGCTACCTGCCGCGCTACGGCCTGGCACCGGGGTGGACGGCGGCGCAGCGGCCGCTCGTCGTCGTCTTCACCGCGATCGCCGTGGTGGTAACGGTCGTCTTCGCCGCCGACGTGGAGGCGCAGGGCGGCGCCTACGCCACCGGCGTGCTGGTGCTGATGATGTCGGCGTCGGTGGCGGTGGCGATCGCCGCGCATAGAATGCGCAGCCGCATCTGGTGGGCATACGCGCTGATCGTCGCCGCCTTCATCTATATCACCGCCCAGAACGTGCGCGAGCGGCCGGACGGCATCAAGATCGCCAGCATTTTCATCATCGCGATCGTGGGCGTCTCGCTGGTCTCGCGCGTGCTGCGCTCCACGGAGCTGCGCATTCAAGAAGTGGAGCTGGACGCGGAAGCGCAGCAACTGGTGGAGCAGGCGATCGCGGTGGACGGGCACGGCCACCGCCGCCTGCACCTGATGCTGCACAAGCCGGGGAACGGCGACGACGTCGCCGAGTACGCGCACACGGAGCGGCGGCAACGGCGGGTACACTACTTCCCGCCGGGCGAGCCCATCCTCGTGGTGCAGATGGAGACGCACGATCCCTCGGCGTTTGCCGACCGCATGGTGGTGCACGGGCGCCGGGTCGGACCGTACTCGGTGCTGCGCTGCTCGGCGCCGGCCGTGCCGAACGGGATCGTGGCGCTGAGCCTGGTGCTGGTGAAGCAGTACCGCTGCCAGGTGCACCTGAACGGCAGCTGGACCTCGGGCAGCCCGGTGGCGCGGGCGGTACGCTTCATCATCTTCGGTGAGGGCGACACGGCCCGCCTGGTGGAGTACATCAAGAGCCGCGTGCTGCCGGAGAGCGAGCAGGACGGCATCATCATGCACGTGGCATGA
- a CDS encoding aryl-sulfate sulfotransferase produces the protein MGWSPYRNTGLSHHEPARSCKGYTLVTPTGGDSTFLLDMDGRIVQRWRFTTIRPFYARLLENGRLLALGTDSALPPPERPPFDQPQPGWPQRARLLGGGGTHLLELDWNGAIAWQYENPAIHHDFIRLPNGNTLLPLWVELPPAFARRVRGLPRLRPKEKRPPLLGDDVIEIDPRGKEVARLRVSEALDPRRDPLCSLEAGWEWTHMNAIALTAEGNLLFSCRTNSRVGIVARPSGTLLWKYGFPEIAHQHHTTALPGGNVQIFDNGMHRIGLPRSRVIEVNPKDNSIVWEYTGEPFEQFFSGHVSGAERLPGGNVLICEGAPGRVFEVTPRGETVWEWVNPFANRQQGRLVTLIYRAHRYTPEFPGLAGRELNPAAYADLNRLHGLT, from the coding sequence ATGGGCTGGTCGCCCTACCGCAATACCGGGCTCAGCCATCACGAGCCGGCGCGCTCGTGCAAGGGCTACACGCTGGTCACGCCCACGGGCGGCGACTCGACCTTCCTGCTGGACATGGACGGGCGCATCGTGCAGCGCTGGCGCTTCACCACGATCCGGCCATTTTACGCGCGGCTGTTGGAGAACGGCCGCCTGCTGGCGCTCGGCACGGACAGCGCCCTGCCGCCGCCCGAACGGCCGCCCTTCGACCAGCCGCAGCCGGGTTGGCCGCAGCGGGCGCGGCTGCTCGGCGGCGGCGGCACGCACCTGCTGGAGCTGGACTGGAACGGCGCCATCGCCTGGCAGTACGAGAACCCGGCCATCCACCACGACTTCATCCGCCTGCCGAACGGCAACACGCTGCTGCCGCTCTGGGTCGAGTTGCCGCCCGCGTTCGCCCGGCGGGTGCGCGGGCTGCCGCGCCTGCGTCCGAAGGAGAAGCGACCGCCGCTGCTCGGCGACGACGTGATCGAGATCGACCCGCGGGGCAAGGAAGTGGCGCGGCTGCGCGTCTCCGAGGCGCTGGACCCGCGCCGCGATCCGCTCTGTTCGCTGGAAGCCGGCTGGGAATGGACGCACATGAACGCGATCGCGCTGACGGCCGAGGGCAACCTGCTCTTCTCCTGCCGGACGAACAGCCGCGTGGGCATCGTCGCGCGCCCCTCGGGCACGCTGCTGTGGAAGTACGGCTTCCCCGAGATCGCGCACCAGCACCACACCACGGCGCTGCCGGGCGGCAACGTGCAGATCTTCGACAACGGCATGCACCGCATCGGCCTGCCGCGCTCACGCGTGATCGAGGTCAACCCGAAGGACAACAGCATCGTCTGGGAGTACACGGGCGAGCCGTTCGAGCAGTTCTTCAGCGGCCATGTCTCCGGCGCGGAGCGGCTGCCCGGCGGCAACGTGCTGATCTGCGAGGGCGCGCCGGGCCGCGTGTTCGAGGTCACGCCGCGCGGCGAGACGGTGTGGGAGTGGGTGAATCCCTTCGCCAACCGCCAGCAGGGCCGGCTGGTGACGCTGATCTACCGCGCCCACCGCTACACGCCGGAGTTTCCCGGTCTCGCCGGCCGCGAGCTGAACCCGGCCGCCTACGCCGACCTCAACCGGCTGCACGGTCTCACATAG
- a CDS encoding amidohydrolase, translating to MTSTAEPAGPAAWSGRAEQFDLSPEVRAVAAETIATRRLLHHHAEPSWNEHWTGEAIEEHLRGFGYEAVHTYAETGRATLLRGGKPGPTVLYRADIDGLPLKEETGLEFASPAESGMHACGHDGHMAIALSLAKVLRQRREELPGNVYFVFQPAEEVVGGAKAMIEDGCLNNVDPVMSLGLHLISEQTAVTANITDGTQMAAAAMFEITITGKGGHGGMPHRAIDAVLVGAHVVTALQSIVARNVDPLAPAVVSVGKLEAGVKNNIVAETARLEGTVRTMDLPLMRELLERIGKLVAGVSEAFGATCTYRYDISAPPVRNDPRVAALVREQAAALLGGSRLLATPTTVSDDMALFLDEIPGCYYLFGAMHADPAKVFPHHHARFDIDDRVLPVAVELGSRVIQNVLRRGGIE from the coding sequence ATGACTTCGACAGCGGAACCGGCCGGTCCGGCGGCGTGGTCCGGCCGCGCCGAGCAGTTCGATCTCAGTCCCGAGGTGCGCGCCGTCGCGGCCGAGACGATCGCCACACGCCGGCTGCTGCACCACCACGCCGAGCCGTCGTGGAACGAACACTGGACCGGCGAGGCGATCGAGGAGCACCTGCGCGGGTTCGGCTACGAGGCGGTGCACACCTACGCCGAGACCGGCCGCGCCACGCTGCTGCGCGGCGGCAAGCCGGGGCCGACGGTGCTCTACCGCGCCGACATCGATGGGCTGCCGCTGAAAGAGGAGACGGGGCTGGAATTCGCCTCGCCGGCCGAAAGCGGCATGCACGCCTGCGGTCACGACGGCCATATGGCGATCGCCCTCTCGCTGGCGAAGGTCCTGCGCCAGCGGCGCGAAGAGCTGCCCGGCAACGTCTACTTCGTCTTTCAGCCGGCCGAAGAGGTGGTGGGCGGCGCGAAGGCGATGATCGAAGACGGCTGCCTGAATAACGTCGACCCGGTGATGTCGCTCGGCCTGCACCTGATCAGCGAGCAGACGGCGGTGACGGCGAACATCACCGACGGCACGCAGATGGCCGCCGCCGCCATGTTCGAGATCACGATCACGGGCAAGGGCGGCCACGGCGGCATGCCGCATCGCGCGATCGACGCCGTGCTGGTCGGCGCCCACGTGGTCACGGCGCTGCAGTCGATCGTGGCGCGCAACGTGGACCCGCTGGCGCCGGCCGTGGTCTCGGTCGGCAAGCTTGAGGCCGGCGTGAAGAACAACATCGTGGCGGAGACGGCGCGGCTGGAAGGCACCGTGCGCACGATGGACTTGCCGCTGATGCGCGAGCTGCTGGAGCGCATCGGCAAGCTCGTCGCCGGCGTCAGCGAGGCCTTCGGCGCCACCTGCACGTACCGCTACGACATCTCCGCGCCGCCGGTGCGCAACGACCCACGCGTGGCGGCGCTGGTGCGCGAGCAAGCGGCGGCCTTGCTGGGCGGCTCGCGCCTCCTGGCCACGCCCACCACCGTTTCGGACGACATGGCGCTGTTCCTGGACGAGATCCCCGGCTGCTACTACCTCTTCGGCGCCATGCACGCCGACCCGGCGAAGGTTTTTCCGCACCATCACGCCAGGTTCGACATCGACGACCGTGTGCTGCCCGTGGCCGTGGAGCTGGGCAGCCGCGTGATCCAGAACGTGCTGCGCCGCGGCGGCATCGAGTAA